In the genome of Deltaproteobacteria bacterium, the window CGGCCCTGACTTCCGCCGATCTGGACTTGCAGAGCGGGTCCGGGGCTCCGTCCAGCGTGTCCGGGCAGGAAATGGCCCTGGCCGGCAAGGGTTTTAATTCCCAGGTGGAAAAGGAATACCGGCAGTCTCATGGCGGCGACTTCGCCGGCGTGGACCGCATGGAGCGCAACACCGTGCCGACGGAAACGCTGATGGCCTTTCTGAAGGACGGCGGGGTCAAACCCCAGGGAGGCGCGCAATGAAACTCCGTACAAGCGCGATGCTCATTCTGGGCGCGGCCCTGCTGGTAATCGTCGGGTGCAAGGAAGCCGAGATTCTGGGCGGCATCGCCCAGGGCCTGGGCGGGCCGGTGGGCGGATACGCCGAGTCGGCCGTCAAGGGCGGCGTGGCCGTGGCCAAGAGCATGGAGGATTTCACGCCGGAGCAGGAATACTACATCGGCCGGGCCGTGACGGCCAGCCTGCTGACCAC includes:
- a CDS encoding SH3 domain-containing protein yields the protein MNWKHSGCAVVAGLTLAVVTAFAAQVMNVQVKEGQVRSTPSFVGKIVGKAGYGQSVNVLEQRGDWSQVSFAGVGGWMHASALTSADLDLQSGSGAPSSVSGQEMALAGKGFNSQVEKEYRQSHGGDFAGVDRMERNTVPTETLMAFLKDGGVKPQGGAQ